GCGTGCCAGGGCGAGACCGACGCCCACCCCCAGGGCGTCGAGGCTCGTGGCCAGCGAAAGGCCGACGAGGCTCAGGCCCCGGGTCGGGTCCGGGGTCGCGCGGAAGGGCCCCGCGTGCCGGAGGCTCTCCCAGAACATCCTCGCGCCGAGCGCCGCGAGGACGCCGAACGCCACGTAGCGATCCGTTCCGTGGAGCAGCTCCCTGAGCGCGACGCCGCCCGCCGCGCCCACGACCGGCATCAGCGCCTGGAACAGGCCGAAGTGCCACGACAGGCGGAAGAGCTGCCTCGGCGCGGAGAACCGGAGGCCGACCACGAGCGCCACCGAGAACGCGTCGGCGCTGAGCGCGAGCGCGAGCAGGATCACCTCGAGGAGCGTCATGATCGGTTCCGCCGGCGGCGCGAACGCCTCCGGAGGCGCCCACCATAGCCGCTGGGCGGCTCACGATCCAGCCCCGCCGCGCCCGGGGCTTTTCGTCCCGGCCCCCATCTGGTACAACATCCGCTCGCATCGGCGGCGCCGGCGCCCGGGGCCGGCGGTGGGGCGACGCGCGGGCCCTCGAGGGCAGGAGAGGGGAGCGGACTCGATGCACCACTTCAGCGAGGAGCAGCGATCGATCCAAGCTCTCGCCCGGACGATCGCGGAGGACAAGGTCCGGCCCGTGCGCCAGGCCTACGACGAGGGGTGCGTATTCCCCTGGGACGTGGTGCGGGAGATGGCCAAGGTCGACCTGTTCCGGGTGTTCATCCCCGCCGAGTACGACGGCCTCGTCGAAAGCGGGCACGGGATCGTCAACATGTGCATCGTGACCGAGGAGATCTCGAAGGTCTGCGCCGGCATCGCGCTGGCGTTCGCGGGAACCGGCCTCGGCGCGTTTCCGATCCTGCTCTTCGGATCGGAGGACCAGAAGCGGCGCTACCTTCCGGAGATCGCCGCGGGGCGGAAGCTCGCCGCCTTCGGTCTCACGGAGCCGGGGGCCGGATCGGACGCGGGAGCGATCAAGACCACGGCGCGTCGCGAGGGGGACCATTACGTCCTGAACGGCACCAAGATCTTCATCACGAACGGCGGCGAGGCGGACATCTACACCGTGGTGGCGCTCACGAACCCGGACAAGGGCGCTCGCGGGGCGTCGGCGTTCGTGGTGGAGAAGGGAACTCCCGGCTTCGACTTCGGCAAGAAGGAAAGCAAGATGGGGATCCACGCCAGCGCCACGAGGGAGCTGATCTTCGACGGCGCGCGGGTCCCGGCGGAGAACCTCCTCGCGAAGGAGGGGATGGGGTTCATCGTCGCGATGAAGACGTTCGACACCTCGCGCCCCGGCGTGGCCGCGCAGGCCCTCGGGATCGCGGAGGGGGCCATGCAAGAGGCGCTCCGGTACATCCACCAGCGCCAGCAGTTCGGCAAGAGCGTGCTGTCCTTCCAGGGAATCCAGTGGATGCTCGCCGACATGGCGACGCAGATCGAGGCCGCGCGCGCGCTCGTCTACCAGGTCGCGGACCTGATCGACCAGGGCGAGGGAAAGGACATCGCCCATCTCTCGGCGATGGCGAAGGTGTTCGCGTCCGACGTCGCCATGAAGGTGACCACCGACGCGGTCCAGATCTTCGGCGGGTACGGGTACATGACCGAATACCCGGTCGAGAAGATGATGCGGGACGCCAAGATCACCCAGATTTACGAGGGGACCAACCAGATCCAGCGCAACGTCATCGGCGCCCGTCTGATGAAGGAGGCGGCTCGGCTCTCCGGCTAGAAGGGTCGGGGTCAGGGGGGACGGTCTTGGATTTCCTCGCGCGGCTCGTCGACTTCGTCCTGCACATCGACGTCCACCTGGACCAGATCGTCCGGTCCTACGGCGCCTGGACGCACCTCATCCTCTTCGCGATCGTCTTCTGCGAGACCGGTCTCGTGGTGACTCCCATCCTGCCGGGCGACTCGCTCCTGTTCGCGGTGGGGGCCTTCTCGGCGCGCGGGTCCCTCGACCTTATGGCCGCGCTCGCCGTGCTGTCGCTGGCCGCGATCGCTGGGGACACGGTCAACTACTGGATCGGCCATTTCGCGGGGCCCCGCGTCTTCCACCGCACGGACGTGCGGTTCCTGAACCCCAAGCATCTGGAGCGGACGCACGCGTTCTACGAGAAGTACGGCGGCAAGACCATCATCCTCGCCCGGTTCGTCCCGATCATCCGCACGTTCGCCCCGTTCGTCGCCGGAATCGGAGCGATGTCGTACGGGCGCTTCCTGCTCTACAACGTGGTCGGCGGAATCGCCTGGATCCTCCTCTTCGTGCTCGGAGGGTACTTCTTCGGGAACATCCCTGTCGTCCGCCGCAACTTCACGCTGGTCATCATGGCGATCATCGTGATCTCCATCGTGCCCGCGGTGATCGAGTTCGTGCGGCAGCGGCGGCAGGCGCGCGGCTGAAGCCGGACGCGGCGGGAGCGCGGCGGCCGCGCCGGCGGCAGGAGCGAACTTGGGATCGGGATCCGAGGGGACCTCCGGACGCGAGCCGGGAACCGAGGAGATCCGCCACGAGGGGTTCTTCCACGGCCTGAGGCGCGCCGTCGTCGGGAGTCCGAGGGACCCGCGGGACCCCACCGTCTTCCACAAGATCTCCCTGATGGCGTTCCTGGCCTGGGTCGGTCTGGGCGCCGACGGGCTCTCGTCGTCGTCGTACGGGCCCGACGAGGCGTTTCGGGCGCTCCACGGACACGAGGATCTCGCGCTCTACCTCGCGCTGATGACCGCCGCGACCGTCGCGATCATCTCGTACTGTTACAGCCTGGTGGTCGAGCACTTCCCGAGCGGCGGAGGCGGGTACGTGGTCGCCACCAAGCTGCTCGGCCCGGTGCCCGGGGTGGTCTCGGGCTCCGCCCTGGTCGTGGACTACGTCCTGACCATCGCCATCTCGGTCGCCTCCGGGGTGGAGGCCGTGCTGAGCTTCCTCCCGTCGTCGTGGCAGGCGGCGAGGGTTCCGCTCGATCTCGCCATGCTCCTCGTCCTGCTCCTGATGAACCTGCGAGGGGTCAAGGAGTCGATCAAGGTCCTGCTCCCCATCTTTCTGATCTTCGTCGCGACGCACGCCGTCCTGGTCCTCTACGGCATCCTGGCGCACGCGGGAGGCCTTCCGGAGGTCGTCTCCGACGTTCAGGCGGAAACGGCCCGTTCGGTCGAGCGGCTCGGCCTCTGGGCGGTCGTTCTCCTCCTCTTCCGTGCCTATTCGATGGGGGCGGGCACCTACACCGGGATCGAGGCGGTGTCGAACGGCATGCAGATCCTGCGGGAGCCGCGGGTGGCCACGGCTCGGCGGACCATGCTCTACATGGCGCTCTCCCTGGCCTTCACCGCCGGGGGCATCCTGGTGTGCTACCTGCTGTGGCACGCGGCTCCCGAATCGGGGAAGACCATGAACGCGGTTCTCCTCGAACGGGTCATGGGATCGTGGAGGGTGGGCGACTGGCAAGTGGGCGCGTGGCTCGTGATCCTCACCCTCGTCTCGGAAGGGGCGCTGCTGTTCGTGGCCGCCCAGACCGGCTTCATCGACGGTCCGAGGGTCCTCTCCAACATGGCCCTCGATTCGTGGGTGCCGCACCGCTTCGCGAACCTCTCGGAGCGTCTCGTCACGCAGAACGGCGTGATCCTGATGGCGGCGGCCGCCGCGGTCCTCATGCTGTACACGCGGGGGAGCGTCTCGTTCCTGGTGGTGCTGTACTCCATCAACGTGTTCCTGACGTTCAGCCTCACGCAGCTCGGGATGCTCCGCCTCTGGATCCA
The sequence above is a segment of the Terriglobia bacterium genome. Coding sequences within it:
- a CDS encoding manganese efflux pump MntP family protein — encoded protein: MTLLEVILLALALSADAFSVALVVGLRFSAPRQLFRLSWHFGLFQALMPVVGAAGGVALRELLHGTDRYVAFGVLAALGARMFWESLRHAGPFRATPDPTRGLSLVGLSLATSLDALGVGVGLALARANLPRACAIIGITAGLATLVGMLLGAKVGHAAGRLAGALGGLVIAGLGIKMLFP
- a CDS encoding acyl-CoA dehydrogenase family protein → MHHFSEEQRSIQALARTIAEDKVRPVRQAYDEGCVFPWDVVREMAKVDLFRVFIPAEYDGLVESGHGIVNMCIVTEEISKVCAGIALAFAGTGLGAFPILLFGSEDQKRRYLPEIAAGRKLAAFGLTEPGAGSDAGAIKTTARREGDHYVLNGTKIFITNGGEADIYTVVALTNPDKGARGASAFVVEKGTPGFDFGKKESKMGIHASATRELIFDGARVPAENLLAKEGMGFIVAMKTFDTSRPGVAAQALGIAEGAMQEALRYIHQRQQFGKSVLSFQGIQWMLADMATQIEAARALVYQVADLIDQGEGKDIAHLSAMAKVFASDVAMKVTTDAVQIFGGYGYMTEYPVEKMMRDAKITQIYEGTNQIQRNVIGARLMKEAARLSG
- a CDS encoding DedA family protein, with protein sequence MDFLARLVDFVLHIDVHLDQIVRSYGAWTHLILFAIVFCETGLVVTPILPGDSLLFAVGAFSARGSLDLMAALAVLSLAAIAGDTVNYWIGHFAGPRVFHRTDVRFLNPKHLERTHAFYEKYGGKTIILARFVPIIRTFAPFVAGIGAMSYGRFLLYNVVGGIAWILLFVLGGYFFGNIPVVRRNFTLVIMAIIVISIVPAVIEFVRQRRQARG
- a CDS encoding APC family permease; amino-acid sequence: MAFLAWVGLGADGLSSSSYGPDEAFRALHGHEDLALYLALMTAATVAIISYCYSLVVEHFPSGGGGYVVATKLLGPVPGVVSGSALVVDYVLTIAISVASGVEAVLSFLPSSWQAARVPLDLAMLLVLLLMNLRGVKESIKVLLPIFLIFVATHAVLVLYGILAHAGGLPEVVSDVQAETARSVERLGLWAVVLLLFRAYSMGAGTYTGIEAVSNGMQILREPRVATARRTMLYMALSLAFTAGGILVCYLLWHAAPESGKTMNAVLLERVMGSWRVGDWQVGAWLVILTLVSEGALLFVAAQTGFIDGPRVLSNMALDSWVPHRFANLSERLVTQNGVILMAAAAAVLMLYTRGSVSFLVVLYSINVFLTFSLTQLGMLRLWIQHRRANPRWWRYFSAHAVGFLLCVTVLVVVTLEKFKEGGWLTFAITSSFIGACFLVQRHYSAVRREIAKLDQVLMEIPPEAEQAPERKPEPDEPVAALLVSGYGGLGIHTLLALQQLFPGYFKGIVFLSVGRVDSGAFKGKNEVDALVDSTLGNLDRYVGLARSLGFRADSMYRIGTDVVHDSEVLCQEVKARYPRAVFFLGKLVFAQDRFSYRFLHNDTANSIQRRLQFGGLQTIILPIRIRLSGGTA